In Bacteriovorax stolpii, a single genomic region encodes these proteins:
- the rpmC gene encoding 50S ribosomal protein L29: MITLDDVKKLSAKDVQKKLFELKKELLTLKIQASVSGAEKPHRKQLIKKDVARLLTFSKQLSK, encoded by the coding sequence ATGATCACACTTGATGACGTAAAAAAACTAAGCGCAAAAGACGTTCAAAAGAAACTTTTTGAACTAAAAAAAGAGCTTCTAACTCTTAAAATTCAAGCATCTGTGTCAGGAGCTGAAAAGCCACACAGAAAGCAACTGATTAAGAAGGACGTTGCAAGACTTTTGACATTTAGCAAGCAGTTAAGCAAATAG
- the rpsS gene encoding 30S ribosomal protein S19, which produces MARSLKKGPFVDTHLLKKVIAIANDANKASKVIKTWSRRSTVLPEFIGITFAVHNGKKFIPVYVTDNMIGHKLGEFSITRTFHGHGADKKVVKK; this is translated from the coding sequence ATGGCTCGTTCATTAAAGAAGGGACCTTTCGTTGATACACATTTACTTAAAAAAGTTATTGCCATCGCTAACGATGCTAACAAAGCAAGTAAAGTTATTAAGACATGGTCACGTCGTTCAACAGTATTGCCTGAATTTATCGGGATCACATTTGCTGTACACAACGGGAAGAAATTCATTCCTGTTTACGTAACAGACAACATGATTGGCCATAAGCTTGGAGAATTTTCTATTACTAGAACTTTCCACGGTCACGGCGCTGATAAAAAAGTAGTTAAGAAATAA
- the rpsC gene encoding 30S ribosomal protein S3 has translation MGQKVHPYGFRLGYIKGWHSSWYAKDRYAELLHEDIKMRAYIEKTMKAAAVASIDISRTSDQVKVTVNTAKPGIAIGKKGTGIEKIRNDLKKMTTGTLIFNIAEVKRPDADAKLIAENIAQQLEKRVAFRRAMKKVMQSAFRAGVKGIKVRTAGRLGGAEMARTEGYAERKVPLHTLRADIDYNTAEASTTYGIIGVKVWVYKGEIYK, from the coding sequence ATGGGACAAAAAGTACATCCTTACGGTTTTAGACTAGGGTATATCAAAGGTTGGCACTCAAGCTGGTATGCAAAAGATAGATATGCTGAGCTTCTTCATGAAGATATCAAGATGAGAGCTTATATCGAAAAAACTATGAAAGCTGCTGCTGTAGCAAGCATCGATATCTCTAGAACATCTGACCAAGTAAAAGTAACAGTAAATACTGCTAAGCCAGGAATTGCTATTGGTAAGAAAGGTACAGGAATCGAAAAGATCAGAAACGATCTTAAAAAGATGACTACTGGAACTTTAATTTTCAACATCGCTGAAGTTAAGAGACCAGATGCAGACGCGAAACTTATCGCTGAAAACATCGCTCAACAGCTTGAAAAGCGCGTTGCTTTCAGAAGAGCAATGAAAAAAGTGATGCAATCTGCTTTCAGAGCAGGTGTTAAAGGGATCAAAGTAAGAACTGCTGGCCGTCTTGGTGGTGCTGAAATGGCAAGAACTGAAGGGTACGCTGAAAGAAAAGTTCCTCTTCATACTTTAAGAGCAGATATTGATTACAACACAGCTGAAGCTAGTACAACTTATGGAATCATTGGTGTAAAAGTTTGGGTTTATAAGGGCGAGATCTATAAATAG
- the rplN gene encoding 50S ribosomal protein L14: protein MIQMQTNLDVADNSGAKIVTCFKVLGGSKRVSAGLGDVVVVAVQQAVTGGKIKKGDVKKAVIVRTVYPVRREDGSYIQFDTNSVVIINNANEPVGTRIFGPVARELRAKNFTKICSLAPEVL, encoded by the coding sequence ATGATCCAAATGCAAACAAACCTAGATGTTGCTGATAACTCTGGGGCAAAAATTGTTACATGTTTTAAAGTTCTAGGCGGTTCTAAAAGAGTATCTGCCGGACTAGGTGATGTTGTCGTAGTTGCAGTTCAACAAGCTGTTACTGGCGGGAAGATCAAAAAGGGTGACGTAAAAAAAGCAGTAATCGTAAGAACTGTTTACCCTGTTAGAAGAGAAGATGGATCATATATCCAATTCGATACTAACTCAGTTGTAATCATCAATAACGCTAATGAGCCTGTTGGAACTCGTATCTTTGGGCCAGTAGCGAGAGAGCTAAGAGCTAAGAACTTCACAAAGATTTGTTCACTAGCTCCAGAAGTTCTTTAA
- the rplB gene encoding 50S ribosomal protein L2, which translates to MGITKFKPVTPTLRKKQVMNSKDLTKDVVVPNNLLAPKKSKAGRNNAGRITTRHHGGGVKQKYRIIDFKRNKIDVPATVKAIAYDPNRTCNIALIVYADGATTFILAPLGLNVGDTVVSSSGADIKVGNAKLLSEMPIGTLVHNVELSPGAGGQIARSAGSYVQVMAKEEDSVLLRMPSGELRKVKANCRATIGQVGNLDHEKVNRGKAGITRKLGIRPTVRGVSMNPVDHPLGGGEGRTSGGRHPVTPWGLPTRGYKTRKNKRTDKFIVKRRK; encoded by the coding sequence ATGGGAATTACAAAATTTAAGCCGGTCACACCGACACTTAGAAAAAAGCAAGTAATGAACAGCAAGGATCTTACAAAAGACGTTGTTGTTCCAAATAACCTTCTTGCTCCAAAAAAATCAAAAGCAGGTAGAAATAATGCCGGCCGTATTACAACTCGTCACCATGGTGGCGGTGTAAAACAAAAATACAGAATCATCGATTTCAAAAGAAATAAAATCGACGTTCCTGCAACTGTTAAAGCTATCGCGTACGATCCAAACCGTACATGTAACATCGCTTTAATCGTTTATGCTGATGGAGCTACAACTTTTATCCTTGCACCACTTGGACTAAACGTTGGTGACACTGTTGTGTCTTCTTCTGGCGCCGACATCAAAGTTGGAAATGCTAAGCTTCTAAGCGAAATGCCAATCGGTACTTTAGTTCACAACGTTGAGCTGAGCCCAGGAGCAGGCGGACAAATCGCACGTTCAGCTGGTTCTTACGTTCAAGTTATGGCGAAAGAAGAAGATTCAGTTCTTCTAAGAATGCCATCTGGCGAGTTAAGAAAAGTAAAAGCTAACTGTCGCGCTACAATCGGACAAGTTGGTAACCTTGACCATGAAAAAGTTAACCGCGGTAAAGCTGGTATCACAAGAAAACTTGGTATCAGACCAACTGTACGTGGTGTTTCTATGAACCCTGTCGACCACCCATTGGGAGGGGGAGAAGGTAGAACATCTGGTGGACGTCACCCTGTGACTCCATGGGGATTACCTACTCGTGGATACAAGACTCGTAAGAATAAGAGAACTGATAAATTTATCGTTAAGAGAAGAAAGTAA
- the rplW gene encoding 50S ribosomal protein L23, with protein MAAINDVIVKPLITEKISADSEANNRYGFVVNLKANKNQIKNAVEAFYDVKVVAIRTAVIPGKTKRTAKAYKKTSSYKKALVQLAEGQKIEFFKGI; from the coding sequence ATGGCTGCAATTAATGACGTAATCGTAAAACCTCTTATCACAGAAAAGATTTCAGCTGATTCTGAAGCGAACAATCGCTACGGATTCGTTGTAAACCTTAAAGCAAATAAAAACCAAATCAAGAATGCTGTAGAAGCTTTTTATGATGTGAAGGTAGTGGCAATCAGAACTGCTGTTATCCCAGGCAAAACAAAAAGAACTGCAAAAGCTTATAAGAAGACATCTTCTTACAAGAAGGCCCTTGTGCAATTAGCAGAAGGTCAGAAGATTGAGTTTTTTAAAGGAATCTAA
- the rplX gene encoding 50S ribosomal protein L24, producing MKKLKVNDEVIVTTGKSAGKTGKVLSVNRKTNKVIVEGVNEVKRSMKPSQQNPEGGFAMKNLPLHASNVSLISPKTKKPTKVKFVVGKDNKKSRVSKACGAVI from the coding sequence ATGAAAAAATTAAAAGTAAATGACGAAGTAATCGTAACAACTGGTAAGAGCGCTGGCAAGACTGGAAAAGTTCTTTCTGTTAACAGAAAAACTAACAAGGTTATTGTTGAAGGCGTGAACGAAGTAAAGAGATCGATGAAGCCAAGTCAACAAAACCCTGAAGGCGGATTTGCTATGAAGAATCTTCCACTTCATGCAAGTAACGTTTCTTTGATCAGCCCAAAAACAAAGAAACCAACTAAAGTAAAGTTTGTTGTTGGTAAGGATAACAAAAAATCTAGAGTTTCTAAGGCTTGTGGCGCTGTAATTTAA
- the rplP gene encoding 50S ribosomal protein L16 has translation MLSPKRVRFRKQQKGRMAGAANRGNTLVFGEYGLQATGCGYITNRQIEAARIAISRKMKRGGNMWIKVFPDKSLTRKPAEVRMGGGKGSPETWVAVIRPGRILFEVGGLDAETSLAALKLAMYKLPIKTKVVKKEVVAAKEALS, from the coding sequence ATGTTAAGTCCTAAAAGAGTTAGATTTAGAAAACAACAGAAAGGTAGAATGGCCGGAGCTGCAAACCGTGGTAATACACTGGTTTTCGGTGAGTACGGTCTTCAGGCTACTGGATGTGGATATATTACAAACAGACAAATTGAAGCAGCTCGTATCGCGATCTCAAGAAAAATGAAACGCGGTGGAAACATGTGGATTAAGGTATTCCCAGACAAGTCTTTAACAAGAAAGCCTGCGGAAGTACGTATGGGTGGGGGTAAAGGTTCTCCAGAAACTTGGGTAGCAGTTATCAGACCAGGAAGAATCCTTTTTGAAGTTGGTGGCCTAGATGCAGAAACTAGCTTAGCAGCACTAAAGCTAGCTATGTATAAACTACCAATTAAAACAAAAGTTGTTAAAAAAGAAGTAGTGGCTGCGAAAGAAGCCTTGTCTTAA
- the rpsQ gene encoding 30S ribosomal protein S17: MTTEVKKFKKTLDGTVVSSKNDKTIVVKVTRRFKDNVYSKFVSSSKKYHAHDEANKANVGDTVTIIESRPYSKLKKWELFKVN, translated from the coding sequence ATGACTACAGAAGTAAAAAAATTCAAAAAGACACTTGATGGAACTGTTGTAAGCAGCAAAAACGATAAAACTATCGTTGTTAAAGTTACAAGAAGATTCAAAGACAATGTTTACTCAAAATTCGTAAGCTCAAGCAAGAAGTATCATGCTCATGACGAAGCTAACAAAGCGAACGTTGGTGACACTGTTACTATTATTGAATCACGTCCATATTCTAAATTAAAGAAATGGGAATTATTTAAAGTTAACTAA
- the rplV gene encoding 50S ribosomal protein L22, producing the protein MAIKVKLSNVGIAPRKVRQVCDLVRNKKASDAIKILRFCEKKEIAIALTKLINSGLAIANEANKYDLDNLVVGTIFADEGAMQKRIMPRAQGRAYKIRKRSSHVTVVLKEA; encoded by the coding sequence ATGGCCATTAAAGTAAAGTTAAGTAACGTAGGAATCGCACCAAGAAAAGTTAGACAGGTTTGCGACCTAGTAAGAAACAAGAAAGCTTCAGACGCAATCAAAATCCTAAGATTTTGTGAGAAGAAAGAAATTGCTATCGCTCTTACTAAGTTAATCAACAGTGGACTAGCGATTGCTAACGAAGCAAATAAATACGATCTTGATAATCTTGTTGTTGGGACAATCTTCGCTGACGAAGGTGCTATGCAGAAGAGAATTATGCCAAGAGCACAAGGTCGCGCTTACAAAATCAGAAAAAGATCAAGCCACGTAACTGTGGTTTTAAAAGAAGCATAG
- the rplD gene encoding 50S ribosomal protein L4 has translation MTELNVLNNKFESKEKIKVNLEFTPDAINVPVVHQVVKAILAGRRQGTAKTKVKSEVSGGGKKPFKQKGTGNARQGSTRSPLMPGGGTVFGPVPRSYEQKVNKKVMIGALRSVIVDKQLAGKLIIVDALTSTGKTKEMAKLLGSKNLLNALVVTTDSNSLAIRATNNLKTAKGLGVDNLSVYEAVKYENLIIEKQAFEKLANKLV, from the coding sequence ATGACAGAATTAAACGTATTAAACAATAAATTTGAAAGCAAAGAAAAAATCAAGGTCAACCTTGAGTTCACTCCAGATGCTATCAATGTTCCAGTTGTTCACCAAGTTGTTAAAGCTATCCTAGCAGGTAGAAGACAAGGTACAGCTAAGACAAAGGTAAAGTCTGAAGTATCTGGTGGTGGTAAGAAGCCATTCAAGCAAAAAGGTACAGGTAACGCTCGTCAAGGGTCTACTCGTTCACCTCTAATGCCTGGTGGGGGGACAGTTTTTGGACCAGTACCAAGATCATATGAGCAAAAAGTAAACAAAAAAGTTATGATCGGTGCTCTAAGATCAGTAATCGTAGATAAGCAATTGGCCGGAAAGCTAATCATCGTAGACGCTCTTACTTCAACAGGTAAGACGAAAGAGATGGCTAAGCTTCTAGGGTCTAAAAACCTACTAAACGCTTTAGTAGTAACTACAGACTCAAACAGCCTAGCAATCAGAGCTACAAATAACCTTAAAACTGCTAAAGGCCTTGGTGTAGATAACCTAAGTGTTTACGAAGCAGTTAAATATGAAAATTTAATTATTGAAAAGCAAGCTTTCGAAAAGCTAGCTAACAAGTTGGTGTAA
- the rplC gene encoding 50S ribosomal protein L3, with protein sequence MSDAKIALDAFYGVKAGMTRVFDENGNHIPVTVIKLIPNLITQVKTADKDGYTAYQIGYGEKREALLNKPNKGILAKAGVSQNVTRFSEIKADAVDAANLGKEIETTAFAAGSYVDVTGESKGKGFAGVMKRYNFRGGPASHGSHFHRRVGSIGNRATPGRVFRGKKMPGHMGTDTKTVQNIVVVEVNPAKGYLLLKGSVPGGKEGFIKISKALKKA encoded by the coding sequence ATGTCTGACGCAAAGATCGCTTTAGACGCTTTTTATGGCGTTAAAGCAGGAATGACTAGAGTTTTCGATGAAAACGGGAACCACATTCCAGTTACAGTTATCAAACTTATCCCTAACCTAATCACACAAGTTAAAACTGCTGATAAAGACGGTTACACTGCTTACCAAATCGGTTACGGTGAAAAACGTGAAGCACTTCTTAACAAGCCTAATAAAGGAATCCTAGCGAAAGCTGGTGTTTCTCAAAACGTTACACGTTTTTCTGAAATTAAGGCAGATGCAGTAGATGCAGCTAACCTTGGTAAAGAAATCGAAACAACTGCTTTCGCAGCTGGTTCATATGTAGACGTTACAGGTGAATCTAAAGGTAAAGGTTTTGCCGGAGTTATGAAACGTTATAACTTCCGTGGTGGACCTGCATCTCACGGTTCTCACTTCCACAGAAGAGTGGGATCTATCGGTAACAGAGCAACTCCAGGACGTGTATTCCGTGGTAAAAAAATGCCAGGACACATGGGGACAGATACAAAGACAGTACAAAACATTGTAGTTGTCGAAGTAAATCCAGCAAAAGGTTACTTACTACTAAAGGGTTCAGTTCCAGGTGGTAAAGAAGGATTTATTAAAATCTCTAAAGCTCTTAAAAAAGCGTAA